From Algoriphagus sp. NG3, the proteins below share one genomic window:
- a CDS encoding ribonucleoside-diphosphate reductase small subunit: MQNEPILEENKNRFVLFPIQHNDIWQYYKKAEASFWTAEEIDLGQDMVDWKALNDGERHFISHVLAFFAASDGIVNENLAEHFVSEVQYTEAKFFYGFQIAMENIHSETYSLLIDTYIKDAAERDKLLHAIEHIDCVKKKADWALRWIDNGNFQERLIAFAAVEGIFFSGSFCSIFWLKKRGLMPGLTFSNELISRDEGLHCDFACHLYTKHLNNQLPKETVREIIKDAVEIEKEFVTDALPVRLIGMNADLMCQYIEFVADRLLVELECEKIWNSTNPFDFMDMISLQGKTNFFEKRVGDYQKAGVMKSNEGSDDSPRFSIGEDF; the protein is encoded by the coding sequence ATGCAGAACGAACCAATATTAGAAGAGAACAAGAATCGCTTTGTTTTATTCCCAATACAGCACAATGATATTTGGCAATACTACAAAAAAGCTGAGGCAAGCTTTTGGACAGCTGAAGAAATAGATCTTGGCCAGGATATGGTTGACTGGAAAGCATTAAATGACGGAGAACGTCACTTTATATCCCACGTTTTGGCGTTTTTTGCAGCCAGTGACGGAATCGTAAATGAAAATTTGGCGGAACATTTTGTGTCGGAGGTTCAATATACGGAGGCTAAGTTCTTTTATGGCTTCCAGATCGCCATGGAAAATATCCACTCGGAAACCTATAGTCTTCTTATCGATACTTATATCAAAGATGCCGCGGAACGTGACAAGCTATTGCATGCCATCGAACACATTGATTGTGTCAAGAAAAAAGCAGATTGGGCATTGAGATGGATTGACAATGGAAACTTCCAAGAGCGTCTGATCGCTTTTGCAGCAGTAGAAGGCATTTTCTTTTCGGGATCGTTTTGCTCTATTTTTTGGTTAAAGAAAAGAGGCTTGATGCCTGGTCTCACTTTCTCCAACGAATTGATATCCCGTGATGAAGGTCTTCACTGTGACTTTGCCTGTCATCTTTACACCAAACACCTGAACAATCAACTGCCAAAAGAGACAGTAAGAGAGATAATCAAAGACGCCGTAGAAATAGAAAAAGAGTTTGTTACCGACGCACTGCCGGTAAGACTCATCGGAATGAATGCAGACCTGATGTGTCAATATATTGAGTTTGTCGCAGACAGACTATTGGTGGAATTAGAATGTGAAAAAATTTGGAACAGTACAAATCCATTTGACTTCATGGATATGATTTCACTACAGGGTAAAACCAATTTCTTTGAAAAAAGAGTTGGTGATTACCAAAAGGCCGGAGTAATGAAATCCAATGAAGGGTCGGATGATTCACCAAGATTCTCAATTGGTGAGGACTTCTGA